The following DNA comes from Chitinophaga nivalis.
ATCGGCGCCGGTATTTTTATCTCTGTAATGAATGGTTACATTGAATGCCGAGTCGGAACCTAAAATGTAATCCCTGAAAGTGTTTTGATTGATCCTGGTACCTCTCCAATCCCAGGTATACTCCGGTGGCCTTACCGTATTATTATAAATGTTATAAAATAAGGTGATCGGATTTACCTGTGTCCAGATATAACCATTGTTATCCGTAGCTGGCAAAGCATCCAGGATGTTTACTTCCAGCCGGCCAACAATACGATCCAGGGTAACCGGCTGCGTAGCGATATTACCGGCTGCACTTACCGTTACCTGTAATTTTTTATAGAACAAATCACCCATCGGCAGTACCCCTACACCGGTCAGCTCAGGTCCGAAATAGTGCGCATTGATGTTGTTGTTGAAGGTAAGTGCTTCTGTATAGATGGGTTTTTCTGAAGCGATAAAAACAATGGTGTAGGTACCCGGCGCCAGAGAATCTGCAATGGTACCAAATGTAGCCCGCTGGTTAACGGTATCCTGGTGCCGGTAGCTGACTTTTACACCGTTATCGTTATAGGCCAGGTAATAGATGTCAGATAGTCTGACTGCCGGCGCCGTGTCCTGGCTGGCGGTAGCCTGAATAGCCCGGCCATGGGCGGAACCCAGGTTTTCTTCTTCCCTGATAAAGTCTGCTATACTGAATTGAACGGGGCGTTTTTCTTTCGGTACAGTAGTGGTGGAGGTGCTATCTTCTTTCTTGCAGGAAAACAATAAGGAT
Coding sequences within:
- a CDS encoding FimB/Mfa2 family fimbrial subunit, producing MKKLLLIPVLASLLFSCKKEDSTSTTTVPKEKRPVQFSIADFIREEENLGSAHGRAIQATASQDTAPAVRLSDIYYLAYNDNGVKVSYRHQDTVNQRATFGTIADSLAPGTYTIVFIASEKPIYTEALTFNNNINAHYFGPELTGVGVLPMGDLFYKKLQVTVSAAGNIATQPVTLDRIVGRLEVNILDALPATDNNGYIWTQVNPITLFYNIYNNTVRPPEYTWDWRGTRINQNTFRDYILGSDSAFNVTIHYRDKNTGADQVKVINNVKCNTNKKTIIKGYLYGVPGNPGGPAYQVRINQDWNTSSNVINF